The Thermosipho melanesiensis BI429 sequence CTGAAAGATGAGAAACTATATGTGGTATTTAATGAACCTGTGGATCCAAATAGTGTGATAGATAACAAAACAGTTAGGATTTCAGGTATTAATATAGTTGCTCATGAGATGTTTTTTGATAACAAAGTTTTGATATTTGAGCTGGATAGGAATTTTGGAAAAACAGAAAAAATAATGATTAGGTTTATTAGGGACGTAAATGGTAATAAAATGGGTTCGAGGATTTTGTCCGTAGATCCAGAGAAGGACATATTTGAAAGAAGGGTTTTATTTGATGAAGGGCATGGGCAGCAAGCTGGTAATGCCGATTGGGTTATAAATGGTGCATATTCTAACTTTGCAGATGCAATTGATGGTTATGTTGAAGGAACAAAAGAAAGAATTTCATTTGAACTTTTGAGTTTATACAAGGTATTTGTAATTCCTGAACCTAATAAACCTTTTAGTAAGGAAGAAATAGATGCCATTTTAAGATTTGTAGAAAATGGTGGAGGGCTGTTTTTGATAGCAGATCATGGTGGGTCAGACAGAAATCACAATGGTTGGGATTCACCAAAGATTTTTAACGAATTTGTAGAAGAGTTTGGTTTTAGATTTAACGGTGATAATATAGAAGAAGAGCCTTTAAGTTATATTTATCCGCATAAGATAACGAAAGATGTGAAAAATATCGGAGTATGGGCAGGGACTACTATAAAGGTTTTATCAGATAATGTTATAGTTTTGGCTGCGGATAGATATAAAAAACCATATTTGGTTGTGGTTAACTATGAAAGGGGAAAGGTTGTTGCTATAGGTGATAGTTCGCCTTTTGACGATGGAACAGGTGATATTAATGATGTATTGCATAATGGATGGGAGTATGGAGATGATGCGAAACTTGCGGTGAATATAATCAATTATCTAATGAGAAATTGAGAGGGTAACCACTTTTGGTTACCCTTAATCTTCAGGATAATTTGTTATCTTTTTGATATCTTCGTATATGTTTTTTAAAGAGGAGTATATTTTTTTGTATACCTTTTTATACAATTTTTCGTATATTTCGACTTCTTCTTTTTGCGGATAAAAAACTTTTGAATAGTGTACCATATTTTTTACCACAGTTTTAATATCAGAATATGCTGCAAAAACACAGATTGCAGCACCAAGACCAGATGTTTCATGGGTTAAAGGTTTGTATACAGGAAGGTTAAACATATTTGCCGTGATTTGACATATGCGATTGCTTTGGGCACCGCCACCTGAAACTGTTAACTTTTTTATTTTTATCTTTCCCTTTTTTTCAATCCTTTCCATACCATCACGTAGTGCATAATTAATTCCTTCTATTATTGCTCTGTATACGTGTCCTTTTGTATGAACATCTCCAAATCCAATAATTGCACCTTTTGCGTTTGGCATATCAAGTCCCGGTGTCCACATGGGGTGGAGTACAAGACCGTGTGAACCAGGCGGTATGTTATCTAAAAAACCGTTTAATACTATTTCAGGAGCGACATTTAGCTTTTCCGCAAGTTTTATTTCCTTTTCGCCAAATTCCTTTATGAACCATTTGACAAGCCAATACCCTCTAAATATTTCTATTTCAGGATTGTAACTATTCGGCACAACTGCTGGATATGGAGGTATAAATGAAATTGGTTCAAAGTATTTTTGGGAAGTAACCTGTATTGTAGCTGTTGTACCGAAGCTTAAACTTGCACAATCGGTATTTATACATCCCGTTCCTAGTGTTTCACACCCCTTATCAGAACCAGATGTTATTATATCAATCCCTTCTGGTAAACCAGTTTCGTTGGCAACTTTTTTTGTTATTTTTCCCACAGCAGTGCACGGTTCTACTAGTTCAGGTAAAAAATCCCGTCTAAAGCCAAAAAGTCTCCATCTCCAATGTTTATCACTTTTTGGCCAACTTTGTCTTTTGTAGTCAAATGGAATATGTCCGATTTGCGAAGCTTTTGAATCTATAAATTTTCCCGTTAGTTTATATAAGAAATAACTAGAAAGAAGCAAGATTTTTGAAATTTTCCCCCAAATTTCTGGCTCCATTTCTCTTACCCAATTTGGTCTGCTTTTTCTATATATTCTTAGTGCTGTTTCTTTCATTCTTATTATGGAAAAAGCTATGTTTTCAAAGAAATTTAAAGGATTTTTTGGCGGTGCCTTTCGCTGATCAAGCCAAATAATAGCAGGCCTAAGTGGATTGCCATCTTTGTCTAAAAATACCACTGTATCTCTTTGAGTTGTAATGCTTACACCTAATACTTTACGGAATTTTTCTTTGTTTCTTTCTTTTAAATTTTTTACAGATTTGCAAAGCGCATTCCAATATACATCAACATGTTGTTCTGCCCAACCTGGC is a genomic window containing:
- a CDS encoding DNA-binding protein, encoding MKKLIVLFLVIVSVIYLPMSIIDAKKLSDGTNVVVRGIVTVEPGPFDVNIIFVQDETAGINVYFRGGYFEEIDRGDLVEVSGYLWTHRLNREIIVEQSGVKVISKGNNLPKPKRIKSVDINNKDLQGLLVEVEGKVVEIDRGDPRKVYIDDGSGKGMIFIRENTGILTSYFKIGMELKVRGVLGRYQAFFELWPRGMEDIEAGDVFPPEVKSVFLKDEKLYVVFNEPVDPNSVIDNKTVRISGINIVAHEMFFDNKVLIFELDRNFGKTEKIMIRFIRDVNGNKMGSRILSVDPEKDIFERRVLFDEGHGQQAGNADWVINGAYSNFADAIDGYVEGTKERISFELLSLYKVFVIPEPNKPFSKEEIDAILRFVENGGGLFLIADHGGSDRNHNGWDSPKIFNEFVEEFGFRFNGDNIEEEPLSYIYPHKITKDVKNIGVWAGTTIKVLSDNVIVLAADRYKKPYLVVVNYERGKVVAIGDSSPFDDGTGDINDVLHNGWEYGDDAKLAVNIINYLMRN
- a CDS encoding FGGY-family carbohydrate kinase, coding for MNYAISIDCGTQSLRTLLFDENGQLHDMEKITYTPYFSKMPGWAEQHVDVYWNALCKSVKNLKERNKEKFRKVLGVSITTQRDTVVFLDKDGNPLRPAIIWLDQRKAPPKNPLNFFENIAFSIIRMKETALRIYRKSRPNWVREMEPEIWGKISKILLLSSYFLYKLTGKFIDSKASQIGHIPFDYKRQSWPKSDKHWRWRLFGFRRDFLPELVEPCTAVGKITKKVANETGLPEGIDIITSGSDKGCETLGTGCINTDCASLSFGTTATIQVTSQKYFEPISFIPPYPAVVPNSYNPEIEIFRGYWLVKWFIKEFGEKEIKLAEKLNVAPEIVLNGFLDNIPPGSHGLVLHPMWTPGLDMPNAKGAIIGFGDVHTKGHVYRAIIEGINYALRDGMERIEKKGKIKIKKLTVSGGGAQSNRICQITANMFNLPVYKPLTHETSGLGAAICVFAAYSDIKTVVKNMVHYSKVFYPQKEEVEIYEKLYKKVYKKIYSSLKNIYEDIKKITNYPED